In Trichoderma asperellum chromosome 1, complete sequence, a single window of DNA contains:
- the BMS1 gene encoding Glycoside hydrolase 2 (Mannanase, beta-galactosidase), whose amino-acid sequence MIQKQLDINKEEFENLDERQRAAVEGYRAGKYAKLVLEGVPAEFISRFDSRQPIVVGGLSATEDRWGFVQVRIKRHRWHKKILKTNDPLIFSLGWRRFQTLPIYSISDSRTRNRMLKYTPEHMHCFATVYAPLIAPNTGFVCFNSFSSPGFRIAATGTVLSVDESTEIVKKLKLTGSPYKIFKNTAFIKGMFNSALEIAKFEGASVKTVSGVRGQIKRALSKPEGHFRATFEDKILASDIVFLRAWYPIKPHRFYNPASNLIGWQPMRLTGEVRRAENVATPQLKNSQYRKIERQTRHFNGLQVPRALAANLPFRSQIVQMKPQKKKTYMQKRAVVLGSEEKQTRAFMQKVLTVHNEQVAKRRAKKEENRASFKKKLAEGDEKREAREKRESKEYWRKNGRKRSGGDEDGGGGKRRR is encoded by the coding sequence ATGATCCAGAAGCAGCTCGACATCAACAAAGAGGAGTTTGAAAATCTGGACGAGCGCCAGAGGGCTGCCGTCGAGGGCTATCGAGCCGGTAAATACGCGAAGCTGGTTCTGGAGGGCGTGCCCGCCGAGTTCATCTCCCGCTTCGACTCCCGGCAGCCCATCGTCGTCGGTGGCCTCTCGGCGACAGAAGACCGCTGGGGCTTCGTCCAGGTGCGCATCAAGCGTCACCGCTGGCACAAGAAGATCCTCAAGACAAACGACCCGCTCATCTTCTCCCTGGGCTGGCGCCGCTTCCAGACGCTGCCCATCTACAGCATCTCCGACTCGCGAACGCGCAACCGCATGCTCAAGTACACGCCTGAACATATGCACTGCTTCGCCACCGTTTATGCGCCACTGATCGCACCCAACACGGGTTTCGTGTGCTTCAACTCGTTCTCATCGCCTGGCTTCCGCATTGCCGCCACAGGCACCGTCCTCTCCGTCGACGAGTCCACCGAGATtgtcaagaagctcaagctgACCGGTTCCCCTTACAAGATTTTCAAGAACACTGCCTTCATCAAGGGCATGTTCAACTCTGCCCTCGAGATTGCCAAGTTCGAAGGCGCCTCCGTCAAGACCGTCTCCGGCGTGCGCGGTCAGATCAAGCGTGCTCTCTCCAAGCCCGAGGGCCACTTCCGTGCCACCTTTGAGGACAAGATCCTGGCCAGCGACATCGTCTTCCTGCGTGCCTGGTACCCCATCAAGCCGCACCGCTTCTACAACCCTGCTTCCAACCTCATCGGCTGGCAGCCAATGCGCCTGACCGGCGAGGTCCGCCGCGCAGAGAACGTCGCCACACCGCAGCTCAAGAACTCGCAGTACCGCAAGATTGAGCGCCAGACCCGCCACTTCAACGGCCTGCAGGTGCCGCGTGCCCTCGCCGCCAACTTGCCCTTCCGGTCGCAGATTGTCCAGATGAaaccccagaagaagaagacgtaCATGCAGAAGCGCGCCGTCGTCCTAGGCTCCGAGGAGAAGCAAACGCGCGCCTTTATGCAGAAGGTGCTGACCGTCCACAACGAACAGGTCGCCAAACGCcgcgccaagaaggaggagaatcGCGCTtccttcaagaagaagctggccgagggtgatgagaagagagaggctcgggagaagagggagagcaaAGAATACTGGCGCAAGAACGGCCGCAAGAggagcggcggcgatgaagatggcggcggcggcaagaggagaaggtgA